From the Manis javanica isolate MJ-LG chromosome 11, MJ_LKY, whole genome shotgun sequence genome, one window contains:
- the LOC108386528 gene encoding olfactory receptor 8K3-like: MENHNLTVLSEFILLGITDHPELKAPLFGLFLTIYTISVLGNLGLIILTKVDPRLQTPMYFFLRHLALTDLGYSTAVAPKMLVSFVVEQNTISYYFCATQGAFYTVFIVSELFILSAMSYDRYVAICNPLLYPVIMSKRVCQGLVAVPYVYSTFVSLLVTVKIFNSSFCGYNIVNNFYCDCLPLVSLLCSNAHEIELIIVIFSVCNLTSSLLIVLASYMLILAAILRINSAEGRHKAFSTCGSHLTVVTVFYGALIFMYVQPESSHSFDTDKVASIFYALVIPMLNPLIYSLRNKDVKYALDRICKKLCNTVS, encoded by the coding sequence ATGGAAAACCACAATCTAACAGTGCTGAGTGAATTCATCCTCCTGGGGATCACAGACCACCCTGAGCTGAAGGCCCCCTTATTTGGGCTCTTCCTCACCATCTACACGATCTCAGTGCTGGGCAACTTGGGCCTGATCATCCTCACCAAGGTGGACCCCAGGCTCCagacccccatgtacttcttcctcagacACCTGGCTCTCACTGACCTCGGTTATTCAACAGCTGTGGCACCCAAAATGTTAGTAAGTTTTGTTGTGGAACAAAATACAATCTCCTATTACTTTTGTGCCACACAGGGAGCTTTCTACACTGTCTTCATTGTTAGTGAACTTTTCATCCTGTCAGcaatgtcctatgaccgctatgtggccatctgtaacCCTCTGCTGTACCCAGTCATCATGTCCAAAAGGGTATGTCAGGGGCTGGTGGCAGTCCCTTATGTCTACAGCACATTTGTTTCTCTTCTAGTCACTGTAAagatttttaattcttccttctgtGGCTATAATATTGTCAATAATTTCTACTGTGACTGTCTCCCCTTGGTATCTTTGCTGTGCTCAAATGCACATGAGATTGAATTGATCATTGTGATTTTCTCAGTTTGTAATTTAACTTCCTCTCTTCTTATAGTTCTTGCATCTTATATGCTCATCCTTGCAGCCATTCTCAGAATAAACTCTGCTGAGGGAAGGCACAAGGCTTTTTCCACCTGTGGGTCTCACCTGACAGTGGTCACAGTGTTCTATGGGGCTTTGATATTTATGTACGTGCAACCTGAGTCCAGTCATTCCTTTGACACCGATAAAGTGGCTTCCATATTTTATGCCCTAGTTATCCCCATGTTAAATCCCTTGATCTATAGCTTGAGaaacaaagatgtaaaatatgCTCTAGATAGGATATGTAAAAAATTATGCAATactgtttcttaa